acGAGATAAAATAGCTAATGACTTTTACATGTTTGCATGAATAATCAAGGAGATTAGGAGAACAATCATGCATAATTTACTCCAATATCGGGGTCAAGGCTCCAGTACTTCGAGAGACATAAGCAACAATGCATGTTCATTTTTCTATAAACTCAACCGGTTTTAAACTCTGACGAACCTGAGCCTGATCTGGCACCTGATAAACACATGCTTAGTTGAGAGGGTCCGGTATATCTACTAACTAGGTGGTCCGATGTCACACTGCTAATTCACTTTTTTCATCTGTCCTAGCTTGCAAATCGATTCATAGGTCACAAGATGTGGTATGTGACCATCACCCTGCATTTTCTCAAGCAAGTTATAACAAATATTAACAAAACCCGTTTTGCAAAACCCATCGATGAACATCTCATAAGTGGCATCATCAGACTTCATGCCGGCCTTTAACACAAATTTTCCTGCCTCGATGATTCCTATCTCTCTGCAAAATCCATTGCAACACTATGAGACTTGATGCTAAGCCCAAGGATATTCTACTTCACTTCATCTTCCACGGTTACACAACTTTAATAGAAATGGAACATGACAACCGTATACCAACAGCTTTTTGTATAATACGGTAGTCTGCTCCTGTGTTAAAGGGGAAGCACTGCACTGATGAATGACTTCTCTCTACTCATTCATTTCTTCGGTGatcccaagtctttcatgaACTAACTTTTCTGATCACCAAATGAACCCCCCATTTGATATGAGTAAATTCCTTACTTCTCACACTTGAAGCAATCATTTCTTCTGACGATTTTTTGAAGATTTATTTATATCACTTACTAGCGAATTATATGAAGCATAATCAAGAACTCCTTTCTCACTCCATAGCTTCTCAAAGTCACCTGAACTTCCATGCTTGCAATGTCCTTCCAATAGAATGTTGTACGTAATATCATCTGGGACCACCCCAACATTAATCATAGCATTCAACAGCATATTTGCATTTTTCATCTGTCCTTGCTTGCATAATCCATTCATAAGCACATTATAGGTCACAACACTTGGTACGCGACCATCACCCTGCATTTCCTTGAGCAACTTAAAACCAATATTAACATCGCCCTTCTTGCAAAATCCATCAATGACCATCGTATAAGTGGCATCATCAGGCTTCATGCCGGCCTTCAACATCTCCCTTAAGATTTTTTCTGCCTCACTGATTCTTCCATCTCTGCAAAATCCTGATATAAGGGCTGTGAAAGCTACATTGTCAAGTGCAATATCTTCCTTAATCATCTGCTTCCTTATCTCTAAGGCCGATTCTATTTCTCCCTCTTTGCAGCATCCATCGATAAGCGTAGTATAAGTGATCTTGTCAGGCTTGAAACCTCTCGTATTCATCTCGTCAACAAGCTTCCTAGCTTGTTTCATATCGCCAACCTTGCACAGACCATTTATGAGTGTATTGTACATAACTATATCCGGTTTGATCCCTCTCCGCAACATCTTCTGATACATCTCCAGCGCCAGATCAAGCTTCCCATTCTTACACATCCCATCAATCAAAGTAGTAAATATGACGTCATTCGCAACCAAACCCCTCGCGCacatttcatcaaacaccCCATTCGCATCATCTAACCTGCCTTCCTTACACAACCCATTAATCAAAACACTATAAGTAAACAAATCAGGACGCATTCCTCTCCCCTCCATATCCCTCTTCAACTTAAAACCCTCCTCTAAATTCCCACACTTACAATACCCATTAAGCAAAGTATTGAAACTTACCACAGTTGGGTTCAAACCCCTGATCCCAATCTCATCGAAAACTCGCCGGGCCTCTCTGACCTGACCCTGCTTACACATCTTATGCATCACAACATTGAAATTATACACATTGGGCGGAAACCCGGAATCCAAAGCCTCCAAAAGAAACCCCCAAGACACGACAGGGGTGTTAAACTTGAACATGTTGTCAAGCAAGTGAGCACAAGCA
This is a stretch of genomic DNA from Argentina anserina chromosome 4, drPotAnse1.1, whole genome shotgun sequence. It encodes these proteins:
- the LOC126792094 gene encoding putative pentatricopeptide repeat-containing protein At1g09680, yielding MALSKTPRSNNELLSLISTAITTAAANADPPLTLRKLLPPLTAPDLIDLINLNPHSLSPNSLLSFFHHLSSSTSFRHTLHSYSTMAHFLSSHRMFPQAHSLLRLVVSRSGKHSASSVFTSLLHSRGTHHHSDYPFHALIKCYTDSVFLGDAVQCFRLLRKHGFRIPCHACAHLLDNMFKFNTPVVSWGFLLEALDSGFPPNVYNFNVVMHKMCKQGQVREARRVFDEIGIRGLNPTVVSFNTLLNGYCKCGNLEEGFKLKRDMEGRGMRPDLFTYSVLINGLCKEGRLDDANGVFDEMCARGLVANDVIFTTLIDGMCKNGKLDLALEMYQKMLRRGIKPDIVMYNTLINGLCKVGDMKQARKLVDEMNTRGFKPDKITYTTLIDGCCKEGEIESALEIRKQMIKEDIALDNVAFTALISGFCRDGRISEAEKILREMLKAGMKPDDATYTMVIDGFCKKGDVNIGFKLLKEMQGDGRVPSVVTYNVLMNGLCKQGQMKNANMLLNAMINVGVVPDDITYNILLEGHCKHGSSGDFEKLWSEKGVLDYASYNSLVSDINKSSKNRQKK